A region of the Ornithinimicrobium ciconiae genome:
CGAGCTACTACGGGCGCTGGGCTGGGTCAACCGCGGGCTCGCCTTCGATGACCAAACTGGCTCCTTCAGCGAGGGCGGGCTCGAGTTGCTGTGCGAGACACGATGGCTGATCCGGCAGAGCCAGGGGCACGCTCCCGACGAGTATGACGAGCTGGCCCTCGCCGCTCAGGCCTATCGGCGGGAGTACCTGGCCCAGGAGTGAGCCTCTCGCCGCAGGCACTCACGTCCCCCACGTCGGCGCCGGGTCGTGCGTTGGGACTCAGCCCGTGACAGCGATCCGCACGTAGGGGTCGGTGCAGGGACGGCCGAGGCAGAGGTCAAGGTGACGGCCCACAGGGTCATAGATCGTCGTGGCGATCGTCTCGGACTTCAGATCCGGGCCGTGCTGACACACCGAGCCAGGGGCGTTCCCCGTGCCGTCGTCACCGACGTGGGAGGCGACGAGCTCCTTCACGGCGGCCAGGTCCGTGGTGGCGCCAGGGCAGGTCAGGAACGTCTCGACGACGTCGCGCCTGGCCCGTGAATTGGCCGCTGGTGTGCCCTCTGGCGGCTCCAGCAGGCAGCCGGCGAGCACCGGCGTGATGTGGTGGTTGGTGGCCAGCACACCACCCGCCGGGGACTCATCCGGACCACCGGTCGGGGACTCGTCCGGACCACCGGTCGCCATGGCCACCACGGTGCTGTTGTAGCCACACTCCACCACTGCAGCCGCCCCCTGGGCGTCCAGCAAGGTGAGGTTGCCCAGGCCCATCTGGGGCGTGGCGAGCAGATAGTCGACAGCCTCGCCAGTCGTCGAGCACTGCTCGAGCAGGTGCATCATCGAGGAGAACCGTGGCACGCCGGGTCCGACATCGCTGGAGGGGACGTGGGTGTCCACCACGCACAGGCCGACATCGTTCATCCCGGACGAGTGGACCCCAGGTGCTCCGGCAGTGGACAGCGCCAACCACGGGTGTCCCTGAGGTGGCCGGACGCGCAGCACGGTCTGCAGATGGAGATAAGCGCCATCGTTGTCCCGGTTCTTGACCAGCAGCGGCGACTCACCCGTGGTGGCGAAGGTGGTGCACCCCTCTGCCGGTCCGTGCGCCCGATCTCGGCTGCGAAGGTAGGTGCCGAGCACAGCCACGAGCAGGTCATCGACGGACAGGTCATAGACCTCGGCCATGCCGGCGACCTGGTCCAGCGTTGCCGGCGTGAGCTGCTCCCAGGAACGGACGACCTCATCCAACCGACCTCGCACCGTCGCACTACTCAGCGGGTGGGCCTCAACAGCGGACCCGACCCACGCGGCGACCTCCTCGCGCAGGCCGATCGCGCCCTGGGCGTGCTGTCGTCCGACCTCCCGACCGGCGCCCTCGATGTCGATGATCAACGGCTTCATCCTGGACCTCTCCCTCTGCTCGTGAACTCGTGGCGGCGGCGACCCGATCAGGCGGGAATCTCCTCGGAGCGGATCTTCTCGTGACGCGGGTCGAGCGCGTCACGGAGTGCGTCGCCCAGCACGTTGACCGCCAGGACGATGACAAAGATGGCGAGGCCGGGCAGGGTGGCCAACCACCAGGCGCGCGTGAGATAGGCGCGTCCGTCGGCCAGCATGCCGCCCCAGCTCGGCTCCGAGGCCGAGGCACCCAGGCCCAGGAAGGACAACGACGCCTCGGTCACGATGACCACGCCGACCTCCAGGGTCGCGACCACCATGATGGGCGCCAGGCAGTTGGGCAGGATGTGCTTCATCATGATCGCCATGGGGCTGGCCCCCAGCCCGCGCGCAGAGAGCACAAACTCCCGCTCACGCAGCGACAGGGTCTCCCCCCGGACCAGGCGGGCATAGAGCACCCAGCCGGTGATGACCAGGGCGATGACGATGTTGTCGATGCCGCGTCCGAGGACCGCGACGATGGCGATCGCCAGCAGCAGGAACGGGAAGGCCAGCCACGCGTCGACGATGCGCATGAGCAGACTGTCCACCCAGCCACCCACATAGCCGCTGACGAGTCCGACGATGACTCCAAAGACGGCGGACAGCAGCACGGCGCTGAAGCCGACGATCAGCGAGATCCGGCTGCCGTGGATCAGGCGTGAGAGCACGTCCCTGCCCAGGCCGTCGGTGCCCAGCAGGTGGCCCTCGGACAGCGGCGGCTGCAACCTGTTGGCCAGGTTCTGGGCGTTGGGGTCGTACGGGGATATCCACGGGGCGAGCACCCCGACGATCACGAAGGTGACGAGCACCGCCAACGCCACCATGGT
Encoded here:
- a CDS encoding C45 family autoproteolytic acyltransferase/hydolase is translated as MKPLIIDIEGAGREVGRQHAQGAIGLREEVAAWVGSAVEAHPLSSATVRGRLDEVVRSWEQLTPATLDQVAGMAEVYDLSVDDLLVAVLGTYLRSRDRAHGPAEGCTTFATTGESPLLVKNRDNDGAYLHLQTVLRVRPPQGHPWLALSTAGAPGVHSSGMNDVGLCVVDTHVPSSDVGPGVPRFSSMMHLLEQCSTTGEAVDYLLATPQMGLGNLTLLDAQGAAAVVECGYNSTVVAMATGGPDESPTGGPDESPAGGVLATNHHITPVLAGCLLEPPEGTPAANSRARRDVVETFLTCPGATTDLAAVKELVASHVGDDGTGNAPGSVCQHGPDLKSETIATTIYDPVGRHLDLCLGRPCTDPYVRIAVTG
- a CDS encoding ABC transporter permease, which codes for MNGIQKLYRFFGSSTFTMVALAVLVTFVIVGVLAPWISPYDPNAQNLANRLQPPLSEGHLLGTDGLGRDVLSRLIHGSRISLIVGFSAVLLSAVFGVIVGLVSGYVGGWVDSLLMRIVDAWLAFPFLLLAIAIVAVLGRGIDNIVIALVITGWVLYARLVRGETLSLREREFVLSARGLGASPMAIMMKHILPNCLAPIMVVATLEVGVVIVTEASLSFLGLGASASEPSWGGMLADGRAYLTRAWWLATLPGLAIFVIVLAVNVLGDALRDALDPRHEKIRSEEIPA